A DNA window from Allokutzneria albata contains the following coding sequences:
- the menD gene encoding 2-succinyl-5-enolpyruvyl-6-hydroxy-3-cyclohexene-1-carboxylic-acid synthase: MNPSTAQARVVVDELVRNGVRHFVLCPGSRNAPLSFALHDAARAGRITLHVRIDERSAGFLALGLSKGLGLPSHRRGLVALACTSGTAVANLHPAVLEAHHSAEPLIVLTADRPQELMGTGANQTTWQHGVFAPHVSTVDFPVAETRPGQNAVWRSMICRAVARADDHGPVHVNIPFREPLVPDNAGDSWPEPLAGREEDAPWTARYGGSQPVPIEPIDLPARTLVVVGAATWGAGNAIGEIAAERGWPVLAEPGGAGGVASTKAALLRHGTLVLGLDELRPEALVVVGRPTLTRAVQRLLRTTPLVHVIDDTADWTDPQHQATSVGPLALVDRDAEPEWLASWQDADAAVATAVEEFLAAQPWPTGLHVARDLVAAMPRDTVLFLGSSNPVRDVDLVAATERPDVLANRGLAGIDGSVSTAVGVVLGAHDADSRIGPWGAALLGDLTFLHDANGLLIGPAEQRPDLTIVVLNDDGGGIFSLLEQGSAEHADSFERVFATPHGTDLASLCAAYRVPHVRARSREEFLAACRPGPGLRVVEVRTDRSDLRDLHERLRAAVRRTR; this comes from the coding sequence GTGAACCCGTCTACAGCGCAGGCGCGCGTCGTGGTCGACGAGCTCGTCCGCAACGGTGTCCGGCACTTCGTGCTCTGCCCCGGTTCGCGCAACGCGCCGCTGTCCTTCGCGCTGCACGACGCGGCGCGGGCCGGGCGGATCACCCTGCACGTGCGGATCGACGAGCGCAGCGCGGGCTTCCTGGCGCTCGGCCTGTCCAAGGGGCTGGGCCTCCCGTCGCACCGCAGGGGCCTCGTCGCGCTCGCCTGCACCTCCGGCACCGCGGTGGCGAACCTGCACCCGGCCGTCCTGGAGGCCCACCACTCGGCGGAGCCGCTGATCGTGCTCACCGCCGACCGCCCGCAGGAGCTGATGGGCACCGGGGCGAACCAGACCACGTGGCAGCACGGCGTCTTCGCCCCTCATGTGTCCACAGTGGACTTCCCGGTTGCCGAGACCCGGCCGGGGCAGAACGCGGTGTGGCGCAGCATGATCTGCCGCGCGGTCGCCCGCGCCGACGACCACGGGCCCGTGCACGTGAACATCCCGTTCCGCGAGCCGCTGGTGCCGGACAACGCCGGCGACAGCTGGCCGGAGCCGTTGGCGGGCCGGGAAGAAGACGCGCCCTGGACCGCCCGGTACGGCGGAAGCCAGCCCGTTCCCATCGAGCCGATCGACCTCCCCGCGCGCACCCTCGTCGTCGTCGGCGCGGCGACCTGGGGCGCGGGCAACGCGATCGGCGAGATCGCGGCCGAACGCGGCTGGCCGGTGCTCGCCGAGCCGGGTGGCGCGGGCGGGGTCGCGTCCACCAAGGCGGCGCTGCTGCGGCACGGAACCCTGGTGCTGGGTCTGGACGAGCTGCGCCCGGAAGCCCTGGTCGTGGTCGGTCGACCGACCCTGACTCGGGCGGTGCAGCGGCTGCTGCGCACGACCCCGCTGGTGCACGTGATCGATGACACCGCGGACTGGACGGATCCGCAGCACCAGGCGACGTCAGTCGGCCCGCTGGCCCTGGTCGACCGCGACGCGGAGCCGGAGTGGCTGGCGAGCTGGCAGGACGCGGACGCGGCAGTCGCGACCGCCGTGGAGGAGTTCCTCGCCGCGCAGCCGTGGCCGACGGGGCTGCACGTCGCCCGCGATCTCGTCGCCGCGATGCCGCGCGACACCGTGCTGTTCCTCGGTTCCTCCAATCCCGTTCGCGACGTCGACCTGGTCGCGGCGACCGAACGGCCGGACGTGCTGGCCAACCGCGGCCTCGCCGGGATCGACGGCAGCGTCTCCACCGCGGTGGGAGTCGTGCTCGGCGCGCACGACGCGGACAGCCGGATCGGGCCGTGGGGTGCGGCGCTGCTCGGCGACCTGACCTTCTTGCACGACGCCAACGGACTGCTGATCGGGCCCGCCGAACAGCGGCCGGACCTGACGATCGTGGTGCTCAACGACGACGGTGGCGGGATCTTCTCGTTGTTGGAGCAGGGATCGGCCGAACACGCTGATTCCTTTGAGCGCGTTTTCGCTACGCCACATGGCACAGACCTCGCCTCTTTGTGCGCCGCGTACCGGGTTCCGCACGTTCGAGCACGCAGCAGGGAAGAGTTCCTGGCCGCCTGCCGACCAGGGCCGGGACTGCGCGTCGTCGAGGTCCGCACCGACCGCTCTGACCTGCGTGACCTGCACGAACGCCTGCGCGCGGCAGTGCGGCGCACTCGCTGA
- a CDS encoding 1,4-dihydroxy-2-naphthoyl-CoA synthase has product MPSNQVSELFDPSAWRVVEGFDFTDITYHRAVDQGTVRIAFNRPEVRNAFRPHTVDELYRALDHARMSSDVGCVLLTGNGPSAKDGGWAFCSGGDQRIRGRDGYRYAEGETSDTIDPARAGRLHILECQRLIRFMPKVVIAVVPGWAAGGGHSLHVVCDLTLASAEHAKFKQTDADVGSFDGGYGSAYLARQTGQKFAREIFFLGRTYDAETMHRMGAVNEVVPHAELEATALQWAREINGKSPTAQRMLKYAFNMIDDGLVGQQLFAGETTRLAYMTDEAVEGRDSFLEKRAPDWSGFPYYY; this is encoded by the coding sequence GTGCCGTCCAACCAGGTCTCAGAGCTGTTCGATCCGAGCGCGTGGCGGGTCGTAGAGGGCTTCGACTTCACCGACATCACCTACCACCGTGCCGTGGACCAGGGCACGGTGCGGATCGCCTTCAACCGGCCGGAGGTGCGCAACGCGTTCCGCCCGCACACGGTCGACGAGCTCTACCGTGCGCTCGATCACGCCAGGATGAGCTCCGACGTCGGCTGCGTGCTGCTGACCGGCAACGGCCCGTCCGCGAAGGACGGCGGCTGGGCCTTCTGCTCCGGCGGTGACCAGCGCATCCGCGGCCGCGACGGCTACCGCTACGCCGAGGGCGAGACCTCCGACACCATCGACCCGGCGCGCGCGGGGCGGCTGCACATCCTGGAGTGCCAGCGGCTGATCCGGTTCATGCCGAAGGTCGTCATCGCGGTCGTCCCCGGATGGGCCGCGGGCGGCGGGCACAGCCTGCACGTGGTGTGCGACCTCACGCTGGCCAGCGCGGAGCACGCGAAGTTCAAGCAGACCGATGCCGACGTCGGCAGCTTCGACGGGGGCTACGGCTCGGCCTACCTGGCGCGGCAGACCGGCCAGAAGTTCGCCCGCGAGATCTTCTTCCTCGGCCGCACCTACGACGCCGAGACGATGCACCGGATGGGCGCGGTGAACGAGGTCGTCCCGCACGCCGAGCTGGAGGCCACGGCCCTGCAGTGGGCCAGAGAGATCAACGGCAAGTCGCCGACCGCGCAGCGCATGCTGAAGTACGCGTTCAACATGATCGACGACGGCCTGGTCGGCCAGCAGCTGTTCGCCGGGGAGACCACGCGCCTCGCCTACATGACCGACGAGGCCGTCGAGGGCCGCGACTCCTTCCTGGAGAAGCGCGCGCCCGACTGGTCCGGCTTCCCCTACTACTACTGA
- the menE gene encoding o-succinylbenzoate--CoA ligase: MRELVPVSSEEVAERLAAALDGSGPALLPTAPGEAAPPSLTGPVKEEIALVVATSGSTGHPKGVLLSAAALRASAEATHARLGGPGAWLLALGAHHIAGVQVLVRSLLAGEEPGVVDTSHGFRPDAFADAARSVLDRPGRHYTSLVPTQLVRLLADAGAGLEALAAFDGLLLGGAAAPAELVERAREAGVAAITTYGMSETCGGCVYDGVPLDGVRVRLGEDGRISLSGPVLASGYRGASNAAFADGWFHTDDLGRIEPDGRLTVLGRADDMIITGGVNVAPALVERVLCAEPDVLEACVVGLPHPEWGQLVAAAVVPADPATPPSAQRLRALVGARLGGPCAPKRIDIVAALPLRGPGKVDRRSLAEMLINRER, encoded by the coding sequence ATGCGCGAGCTGGTCCCGGTCTCGTCCGAGGAGGTCGCCGAGCGGCTCGCGGCGGCGCTCGACGGCTCGGGACCGGCCCTGCTGCCGACCGCGCCCGGCGAAGCGGCTCCACCCTCCTTGACGGGCCCCGTCAAGGAGGAGATCGCGCTGGTCGTGGCCACGTCCGGCTCGACCGGTCACCCCAAAGGCGTCCTGCTCTCCGCCGCGGCGTTGCGGGCGTCAGCGGAAGCCACGCATGCCCGCCTCGGCGGCCCCGGCGCCTGGCTGCTGGCACTCGGCGCGCACCACATCGCGGGCGTGCAGGTGCTCGTCCGGTCGTTGCTGGCCGGAGAGGAGCCCGGTGTCGTCGACACCTCTCACGGCTTCCGTCCGGACGCGTTCGCCGACGCCGCACGTTCCGTTCTGGACCGTCCTGGCAGGCACTACACGTCGCTGGTGCCGACGCAGCTGGTCCGGCTGCTCGCCGATGCCGGAGCCGGGCTGGAGGCGCTTGCCGCCTTCGACGGCCTGCTGCTGGGCGGGGCGGCGGCTCCGGCGGAGCTGGTCGAGCGGGCGCGGGAGGCGGGCGTCGCGGCGATCACCACCTACGGCATGAGCGAGACCTGCGGCGGCTGCGTCTACGACGGTGTCCCGCTGGACGGGGTGCGCGTGCGGCTCGGCGAGGACGGGCGGATCTCGCTGTCCGGTCCCGTGCTGGCCAGTGGCTATCGCGGCGCCTCGAACGCGGCGTTCGCCGACGGGTGGTTCCACACCGACGATCTCGGGCGGATCGAGCCGGACGGACGCCTCACCGTGCTCGGCCGGGCCGACGACATGATCATCACCGGCGGGGTGAACGTGGCTCCCGCCCTGGTGGAACGGGTCCTGTGCGCGGAGCCGGACGTGCTGGAGGCGTGCGTGGTCGGGCTGCCCCACCCGGAGTGGGGCCAGCTCGTCGCCGCCGCGGTGGTGCCGGCCGACCCCGCGACGCCGCCGAGCGCGCAGCGGCTGCGGGCCCTGGTCGGCGCACGGCTCGGCGGCCCCTGCGCGCCCAAGCGGATCGACATCGTGGCGGCGCTGCCGCTGCGCGGGCCGGGCAAGGTCGACCGGCGTTCGCTGGCCGAGATGTTGATCAATCGTGAGAGATGA